In the Arthrobacter sp. 31Y genome, one interval contains:
- a CDS encoding SRPBCC domain-containing protein, with protein sequence MNRDLDLEIERVIRASRATVWSAWTMPELFEQWWIPEPYTCRVESFAPHAGGGFVTSMSEDGSTFVPHMDAAFLVVDQGERLVFTNAVDSSLRPARPMPVAVTGEVTFTDHTEGTLYRIVARHGDPESLAQHEQLGLQEGWSLVTGQLATLAERH encoded by the coding sequence ATGAATCGTGATCTTGACCTCGAGATCGAGAGGGTCATTCGTGCGTCCCGGGCCACCGTTTGGAGCGCTTGGACAATGCCTGAACTCTTCGAGCAGTGGTGGATTCCCGAGCCTTACACGTGCAGGGTGGAGTCGTTCGCACCGCATGCCGGCGGCGGCTTTGTAACTTCCATGAGCGAGGACGGTTCTACTTTCGTTCCACATATGGACGCAGCTTTCCTCGTTGTTGATCAAGGAGAGCGCCTGGTGTTTACCAATGCTGTAGACAGCAGTCTTAGGCCCGCCCGCCCCATGCCAGTCGCGGTGACGGGGGAGGTCACTTTCACCGATCACACAGAGGGAACCTTGTACCGGATCGTGGCCCGTCACGGGGATCCGGAGTCGCTCGCACAGCATGAACAGTTGGGCTTGCAGGAGGGCTGGAGCTTGGTGACAGGACAATTGGCAACTTTGGCCGAGCGTCATTAG
- the ychF gene encoding redox-regulated ATPase YchF gives MALTIGIVGLPNVGKSTLFNALTRNQVLAANYPFATIEPNVGVVNLPDPRLAKLAEIFGSQKLLPAPVSFVDIAGIVKGASEGEGLGNKFLANIREAEAIAQVVRVFDDPDVIHVDGKVDPRSDMETINTELILADLQTIENAIPRIEKEVKIKKREAAELAAIKAAQAVLERGDTIFSSIKSDKLEMEHLKELGLLTAKPFIYVFNADEGILGDQEKQDELRALVAPADAVFLDAKLESDLVELDEEEAREMLEMNGQSESGLDQLARVGFHTLGLQTYLTAGPKETRAWTIRQGDTAPQAAGVIHSDFQRGFIKAEVVSFEDLIDAGSMAEAKSRGKVRIEGKEYVMADGDVVEFRFNV, from the coding sequence GTGGCTCTTACTATTGGCATCGTCGGACTGCCCAACGTCGGCAAATCAACTCTTTTCAACGCACTGACCCGTAATCAGGTGCTCGCTGCGAACTATCCGTTCGCAACGATTGAACCCAACGTCGGCGTGGTCAATCTGCCGGATCCCCGTCTGGCGAAGCTGGCGGAGATCTTCGGTTCGCAGAAGTTGCTGCCGGCTCCGGTGTCCTTTGTGGACATCGCCGGCATCGTGAAGGGCGCCTCGGAAGGCGAAGGCCTGGGGAACAAGTTCCTGGCCAACATCCGCGAAGCAGAGGCCATCGCGCAGGTCGTCCGAGTCTTTGACGATCCCGACGTGATCCACGTCGATGGCAAGGTTGATCCGCGCTCCGACATGGAGACCATCAACACCGAGCTGATCCTGGCAGACCTTCAGACCATCGAAAACGCGATCCCGCGCATCGAAAAAGAAGTCAAGATCAAGAAGCGTGAAGCAGCCGAGCTGGCCGCCATCAAGGCAGCCCAGGCAGTTCTGGAACGCGGCGACACCATCTTCTCCTCGATCAAGAGCGACAAGCTGGAGATGGAGCACCTCAAGGAGCTCGGGCTCTTGACTGCCAAGCCCTTCATCTACGTTTTCAACGCGGATGAAGGCATCCTGGGCGATCAGGAAAAGCAGGATGAGCTGCGTGCTTTGGTGGCCCCTGCTGATGCGGTGTTCCTTGATGCCAAGCTCGAATCCGACCTCGTTGAACTGGACGAGGAAGAAGCCCGCGAAATGCTGGAAATGAACGGCCAGAGCGAATCCGGCCTGGACCAGTTGGCCCGCGTGGGGTTCCACACCCTTGGCCTGCAGACCTACCTCACGGCCGGTCCCAAGGAAACCCGCGCGTGGACCATCCGTCAGGGCGACACCGCACCACAGGCCGCCGGCGTGATCCACTCCGACTTCCAGCGCGGCTTCATCAAGGCTGAGGTTGTCTCCTTCGAAGACCTCATTGATGCCGGTTCCATGGCTGAGGCCAAGTCCCGCGGCAAGGTCCGCATCGAAGGCAAAGAGTACGTGATGGCCGACGGCGACGTTGTGGAGTTCCGCTTCAACGTCTGA
- a CDS encoding DNA recombination protein RmuC, with amino-acid sequence MDGFGLVLALLMLLIGAAVGLAAGYVVFRRRGAGLEEDFDAVSSRLSEVTAQLAAADAERRLLFTQNRELSAARNSDGSVLRALGPVAEKLTAVQQQVSLLERDRVEQYGQLAQQLQDARSSDEQLLRSTHALASALRSNSARGQWGEVQLRRVVEASGMLRHVDFHEQVHSGRNDNTLRPDLVVQLPGGKQLVVDAKVPLASYLAAQEQLHGDGSFGESVGPAVNQDSKTLLAQHSKALKAHIDALAAKKYWDIPGNSPELVICFLPAESILASALEADPTLLEHALSRNVVLASPGTLLAVLKSVAFTWRQDVLTDSAHELFELAKQLYERMGTLGENVSKLGSSLKTSVDRYNAMVGTLEARVLPTARKLNTMDDAGLAAPISVEVVPRALAAPELLAVDTRGQQDTARNQDDSEDQESAA; translated from the coding sequence ATGGATGGATTTGGATTGGTATTGGCCCTGCTCATGCTGCTGATTGGCGCCGCGGTTGGTCTCGCGGCCGGCTATGTGGTCTTCCGACGCCGGGGCGCTGGCTTGGAAGAGGACTTCGACGCCGTTTCGTCGCGGCTTTCAGAGGTGACCGCACAGCTAGCAGCAGCCGACGCCGAGCGGCGGCTTTTGTTCACGCAGAACCGGGAGTTGAGCGCAGCAAGGAACTCTGACGGCAGCGTTTTGCGCGCGCTTGGTCCCGTGGCCGAAAAGCTGACAGCGGTCCAGCAGCAGGTTTCACTCCTTGAGCGCGACAGGGTGGAGCAATATGGTCAACTGGCCCAGCAGCTGCAAGATGCGCGGTCGTCCGACGAGCAGCTCCTGCGGTCAACGCACGCCTTGGCCTCAGCACTCCGTTCAAACAGTGCACGCGGCCAATGGGGCGAGGTTCAGCTCCGCAGGGTGGTGGAGGCCTCGGGGATGCTCCGGCACGTGGATTTCCATGAGCAGGTGCATTCGGGACGTAACGACAACACGCTGCGGCCAGACCTGGTGGTCCAGCTTCCCGGTGGTAAGCAGTTGGTAGTAGATGCCAAGGTGCCTTTGGCCTCCTACCTCGCTGCCCAGGAACAACTCCACGGAGACGGTTCATTCGGCGAATCCGTGGGCCCCGCCGTCAACCAGGACTCCAAGACTCTGCTGGCACAGCACTCAAAGGCCCTGAAGGCCCACATCGATGCTCTGGCGGCCAAGAAATACTGGGACATTCCGGGGAACTCCCCCGAACTGGTGATCTGCTTCCTTCCGGCAGAGTCCATCCTGGCGTCAGCCCTTGAGGCTGATCCCACACTGCTGGAACACGCCCTGTCCAGGAACGTGGTTCTGGCGTCACCCGGCACCTTGTTGGCGGTCCTGAAATCGGTGGCGTTCACATGGCGACAGGATGTCCTCACCGATAGCGCCCATGAACTGTTTGAGCTCGCCAAACAGCTGTACGAACGCATGGGCACACTCGGTGAGAATGTCAGCAAGCTGGGCAGCTCTTTGAAGACCTCTGTGGATCGCTACAACGCCATGGTGGGCACGCTGGAGGCACGGGTGCTCCCGACAGCGCGCAAGCTCAACACGATGGACGATGCTGGTCTCGCCGCCCCGATATCCGTTGAGGTGGTCCCCCGCGCTTTGGCAGCACCGGAACTGCTGGCCGTGGACACCCGCGGGCAGCAGGACACAGCCCGCAACCAAGACGACAGCGAGGACCAGGAGTCGGCAGCCTAA
- a CDS encoding 4-hydroxy-3-methylbut-2-enyl diphosphate reductase, which translates to MTSTAVSIPMPTVPRRRRSPEEVQAAAPVTGPKKVLLAAPRGYCAGVDRAVIAVEKALEHYGPPVYVRKQIVHNVHVVSSLEEQGAIFVEETDEVPEGALVIFSAHGVSPAVVQSAEDRGLRTIDATCPLVTKVHKEAVRFAKEDYDILLIGHEGHEEVEGTAGEAPEHIQIINGPHEVDKVTVRDPEKTIWLSQTTLSVDETMETVRLLKDRFPTLQDPPSDDICYATTNRQVAIKKIAPQADLVIVVGSANSSNSVRLVEVALEYGAKSSYRVDFANEVDESWFEGVATVGVTSGASVPEVLVKDVLRLLADYGYGEVQEVVTAEEDLLFSLPKELRATLKKAGDVTRALGGRGNRQTS; encoded by the coding sequence ATGACCAGCACAGCAGTTTCCATTCCTATGCCCACGGTGCCCCGCAGACGCCGTTCCCCGGAAGAGGTTCAGGCAGCGGCGCCCGTAACGGGTCCCAAGAAGGTTCTGTTGGCAGCTCCTCGAGGCTATTGCGCCGGCGTGGACCGGGCTGTCATTGCTGTGGAGAAGGCCCTGGAGCATTACGGGCCTCCCGTCTATGTACGCAAGCAGATCGTTCACAATGTGCACGTGGTCAGCTCCCTGGAGGAGCAAGGGGCCATCTTCGTCGAGGAGACTGACGAGGTTCCCGAGGGCGCTCTGGTGATTTTCTCCGCGCACGGTGTCTCTCCAGCAGTGGTGCAATCAGCCGAGGATCGTGGACTGCGCACTATCGACGCAACCTGTCCTCTGGTCACCAAAGTGCACAAGGAAGCCGTGCGCTTCGCCAAGGAAGATTACGACATCCTGCTCATTGGTCACGAAGGCCATGAGGAAGTCGAAGGAACAGCCGGTGAAGCCCCGGAGCATATCCAGATCATCAACGGACCGCATGAAGTAGACAAGGTCACCGTCCGTGATCCGGAGAAAACCATCTGGCTTTCGCAGACCACACTCAGTGTGGACGAAACCATGGAAACTGTTCGCCTCCTCAAGGACCGGTTCCCCACGTTGCAGGATCCCCCCAGCGATGACATTTGCTATGCCACCACCAACCGTCAGGTGGCTATCAAGAAGATCGCACCGCAGGCTGACCTTGTGATCGTTGTGGGTTCGGCCAACTCGTCCAACTCCGTACGGTTGGTTGAAGTAGCGCTGGAATACGGTGCCAAGAGTTCTTACCGCGTGGACTTCGCCAACGAAGTGGACGAGTCCTGGTTCGAGGGTGTTGCCACCGTAGGTGTGACTTCGGGTGCATCTGTTCCAGAGGTACTCGTCAAGGATGTCCTGCGACTCTTGGCTGACTACGGTTACGGCGAGGTCCAGGAAGTGGTGACGGCAGAGGAAGACCTGCTCTTCTCGCTTCCGAAGGAATTGCGGGCCACCTTGAAGAAGGCCGGCGATGTGACACGTGCCCTTGGCGGCCGTGGAAACCGACAGACGTCCTAA
- the xseA gene encoding exodeoxyribonuclease VII large subunit, which yields MSAEATPESTLPGTAAETSPDNPWPLQLLSRKLKAHIERAPAAWIEGQVIELNRRGGNAFLTLRDVDAEISLPASVWSTVLDRQKIPLERGSRVVALVKADFWVKTGRLNMSVKDIRPVGLGDLLARIERLRQALAAEGLFADSRKRKLPLLPHRIGLITGRDSDAKKDVMRNAALRWPAVEFDVHEVAVQGNTAVSQIIGALKKLDADPHVDVIVLARGGGALEDLLPFSNEDLIRAVAAATTPIVSAIGHEADRPILDDVADLRASTPTDAAKRIVPDVAEELAMVRQARDHLRRSISRMVDRETDRLHALRSRPVLATPASMVDARSEDIHRLQRRTHSAVSTAVLRALDQVHHLRAQVRALSPQKTLDRGYAVVQLTGEDQAGHHVVSSPEEAPDGTSLSIRVAEGRFRAVSAGAGQIMER from the coding sequence ATGTCCGCTGAAGCAACGCCGGAATCCACCTTGCCCGGGACCGCGGCAGAGACCAGCCCGGACAACCCCTGGCCCTTGCAATTGCTGTCCCGCAAGCTCAAAGCACACATAGAGCGGGCACCGGCAGCATGGATTGAGGGTCAGGTCATTGAACTGAACCGCCGGGGTGGCAACGCATTTCTGACACTGCGTGATGTTGACGCTGAAATCTCCCTGCCCGCATCAGTCTGGTCAACAGTGCTTGACCGCCAGAAAATACCCCTGGAACGCGGCTCTCGTGTGGTTGCGCTGGTCAAGGCGGACTTCTGGGTGAAGACCGGACGCCTGAACATGTCCGTGAAGGACATCCGCCCGGTGGGCCTCGGCGATCTACTGGCGAGGATTGAACGGCTGCGCCAGGCACTGGCAGCCGAGGGGCTGTTCGCGGACTCCCGGAAACGGAAACTCCCTCTTCTCCCTCATCGCATCGGCCTCATCACCGGCAGGGATTCCGACGCCAAGAAAGACGTCATGCGCAACGCGGCCTTGCGTTGGCCGGCGGTTGAGTTTGACGTCCACGAAGTAGCTGTCCAAGGCAACACCGCTGTTTCACAGATCATCGGAGCGTTGAAGAAACTGGACGCCGATCCGCACGTGGATGTCATTGTCCTCGCCCGCGGCGGCGGCGCCTTGGAAGACCTCCTGCCGTTCAGCAATGAGGACCTCATTCGCGCCGTGGCAGCAGCCACTACACCGATTGTCAGCGCGATCGGCCATGAAGCGGACCGTCCCATCCTGGACGATGTCGCTGACCTGCGGGCGTCAACACCGACGGATGCCGCCAAGCGCATCGTTCCGGACGTGGCCGAGGAACTGGCCATGGTCCGGCAGGCCAGGGACCATCTCCGCAGAAGTATCAGCCGCATGGTGGACCGGGAGACGGATCGACTTCACGCGTTGAGGTCCCGGCCTGTGCTGGCCACTCCTGCGTCAATGGTGGATGCCCGCTCCGAAGACATCCACCGCCTCCAGCGAAGGACTCATTCTGCAGTCAGCACCGCGGTTCTCCGGGCCTTGGACCAGGTCCACCACTTGCGTGCGCAGGTCCGTGCATTGTCACCACAAAAGACGCTTGACCGTGGCTATGCCGTTGTTCAGCTCACGGGCGAAGACCAAGCGGGTCACCACGTGGTCAGCAGCCCCGAAGAAGCTCCGGACGGAACATCCCTGAGCATCCGTGTAGCTGAGGGCCGTTTCAGGGCTGTCTCCGCTGGGGCAGGTCAAATCATGGAACGCTGA
- a CDS encoding exodeoxyribonuclease VII small subunit, which yields MTENSQAAPTPQPAVTPESLDGLSYEEAREQLVAVVGRLEAGGASLEESLALWERGEALAKRCEDWLEGARKRLATAREASEDGGASS from the coding sequence ATGACCGAAAACAGCCAGGCAGCACCGACTCCTCAGCCCGCGGTGACGCCGGAATCCCTTGACGGACTGAGCTACGAGGAAGCCCGCGAACAACTTGTGGCGGTAGTGGGACGCTTGGAGGCAGGCGGAGCCAGCTTGGAAGAATCGCTGGCGCTTTGGGAGCGCGGCGAGGCACTGGCCAAGCGCTGCGAGGACTGGCTTGAAGGCGCCCGTAAACGCCTGGCAACCGCCCGCGAGGCAAGCGAGGACGGCGGAGCCTCGAGCTAG
- a CDS encoding polyphosphate kinase 2 family protein, translating to MAAAVEFAKSPAEVLRVGPGFSLAGVDPESTPGYTGGKTDGKALLEAQDARLAELQEKLFAEGRAGSGKRLLLILQAMDTAGKGGIVSHVVGAMDVQGVQVSAFKAPTDEEKSHDFLWRIEKQAPAAGMVGVFDRSQYEDVLIHRVHEWADAPELERRYAAINDFEARLAEQGTTVVKVMLNISKDEQKRRLIARLDDPTKHWKYSRTDLAERAFWDDYMDAYSVAFEKTSTETAPWHVVPANKKWYARIAVQQLLLDALGGLQLDWPKANFDVAEERALVMES from the coding sequence ATGGCTGCAGCAGTTGAGTTCGCCAAAAGTCCGGCCGAGGTACTGAGGGTGGGGCCTGGGTTTTCGCTGGCAGGCGTGGATCCTGAATCCACCCCCGGCTACACCGGTGGGAAAACGGATGGCAAAGCGCTGCTGGAGGCACAGGATGCGCGGCTGGCGGAGCTGCAGGAAAAGCTCTTTGCCGAGGGCAGGGCGGGCAGCGGGAAACGGCTCCTGTTGATACTCCAAGCCATGGACACCGCCGGGAAAGGTGGCATTGTCAGCCACGTAGTGGGCGCCATGGATGTGCAAGGCGTTCAAGTATCCGCGTTCAAGGCCCCAACTGACGAGGAAAAGTCGCACGACTTCCTGTGGAGGATCGAGAAGCAAGCCCCTGCTGCCGGAATGGTGGGAGTCTTTGACCGTTCACAGTACGAGGATGTCCTGATTCATCGCGTCCACGAATGGGCCGACGCTCCCGAGCTGGAGCGCCGGTATGCCGCGATTAATGACTTCGAAGCCCGTCTTGCCGAGCAGGGAACCACCGTGGTCAAAGTCATGCTCAATATCAGCAAGGACGAGCAGAAGAGGCGACTCATTGCCAGGCTTGACGATCCCACCAAGCACTGGAAATACAGTCGGACGGACCTCGCTGAGCGGGCCTTCTGGGATGACTATATGGACGCCTACAGTGTGGCCTTCGAGAAGACCTCCACGGAAACTGCTCCTTGGCACGTGGTACCTGCCAACAAGAAGTGGTACGCGCGCATCGCAGTGCAGCAACTGCTGTTGGATGCCCTCGGGGGGCTGCAGCTGGACTGGCCCAAGGCCAACTTCGACGTCGCCGAGGAGCGCGCCCTCGTGATGGAGTCCTAG
- a CDS encoding pyridoxal phosphate-dependent aminotransferase produces the protein MANFKQSTKLHNVLYDIRGPILQAAQQMEAEGHRILKLNIGNPAPFGFEAPDAILVDMIRHLPNAQGYSDSRGIFSARTAVSQYYQTRGIQNIHVDDIYLGNGVSELITMSLMALLDDGDEVLIPTPDYPLWTASVALAGGRPVHYLCDEESGWQPDLEDMEAKITPRTKGIVVINPNNPTGAVYPEETLKKIVALAEKHGLVLFADEIYEKILYEDAVHVNLAGLTGDDVLCLTFSGLSKAYRVCGYRAGWMAISGPKKDAADYLEGINLLANMRLCANVPAQHAIQTALGGYQSINDLILPGGRLLEQRNKAYDLLNAIPGVSTQQARGALYLFPKLDPEFFHIRDDEKFVLDLLKEQKILVSHGRAFNWVRPDHFRMVTLPNVKDIEEAIGRMADFLSRYPGN, from the coding sequence ATGGCGAATTTCAAGCAGTCCACCAAGCTTCATAATGTCCTCTACGACATCCGTGGACCGATTCTTCAGGCCGCCCAGCAAATGGAAGCGGAGGGTCACCGGATCCTCAAACTGAACATCGGAAACCCGGCACCTTTTGGTTTTGAAGCCCCCGACGCCATTTTGGTGGACATGATCCGCCACCTGCCGAACGCCCAGGGTTACAGCGATTCCCGTGGCATTTTCTCAGCCAGGACCGCAGTCTCGCAGTACTACCAAACACGCGGCATCCAGAACATCCATGTTGACGATATTTACCTTGGCAACGGGGTCAGTGAGCTCATCACCATGTCCCTCATGGCGCTCTTGGATGACGGCGACGAAGTCCTGATTCCAACTCCGGATTACCCGCTATGGACCGCGTCTGTGGCCCTTGCCGGGGGACGTCCCGTGCACTACCTCTGCGACGAAGAGTCCGGATGGCAGCCCGATCTTGAGGATATGGAAGCCAAAATCACGCCGCGGACCAAGGGCATTGTGGTCATTAACCCCAATAACCCCACCGGCGCCGTCTACCCGGAGGAGACACTCAAGAAGATTGTGGCCCTGGCAGAAAAGCATGGGCTGGTTCTGTTCGCTGACGAGATCTACGAAAAGATTCTGTACGAAGACGCCGTCCACGTGAACCTTGCCGGGCTGACCGGGGATGACGTGCTGTGCCTGACGTTCAGTGGATTGTCCAAGGCTTACCGCGTGTGCGGTTACCGCGCCGGCTGGATGGCGATCTCCGGTCCTAAGAAGGATGCCGCGGATTACCTCGAGGGCATCAACCTGCTGGCCAACATGCGGTTGTGCGCCAACGTCCCTGCGCAACATGCCATCCAAACCGCTCTGGGCGGTTACCAGAGCATCAACGATCTCATCCTCCCCGGCGGCAGGCTCCTGGAACAACGCAACAAGGCCTACGACCTCCTGAATGCGATCCCAGGGGTGAGCACCCAGCAGGCCAGGGGCGCCCTGTACCTGTTCCCGAAGTTGGACCCGGAGTTCTTCCATATCCGGGATGACGAGAAGTTCGTCCTCGATCTGCTGAAGGAACAGAAAATACTGGTGTCCCATGGACGTGCCTTCAATTGGGTTCGCCCGGACCACTTCCGAATGGTGACTTTGCCCAACGTCAAGGACATTGAAGAAGCCATTGGGCGCATGGCGGACTTCCTGTCGAGGTACCCGGGCAACTAG
- a CDS encoding ABC transporter substrate-binding protein: MKNPVPMTLTRRGLGGLAAGVGVALALSACGGSPLATPSTSAPSGSADGGSLVVGSADFPESQVIAEIYVGALNSAGLTATSKPNIGSREIYFKAVQDGSVDLVPDYSGNLLSYVDTEATEVSAEDVYKALPGKLPDGLAVLEPAKAESKDAMVVTKATAEKYQLKSIEDLAKVCKDFTMAAPATFETRAYGFPGLKANYGCELKGLQPFNDGGGNLTLQALLEDKVQVADIYTTTPSIADNDLVVLEDPKNNFKAQQVLPLVKEAKMTDKAKEALNNVSKILTTDDLINLNRAVSGDQKQAPKDAAAAWLKDKGIVK; the protein is encoded by the coding sequence ATGAAAAACCCCGTCCCCATGACCCTTACGCGCCGTGGTCTCGGCGGCCTCGCCGCCGGAGTGGGTGTGGCCCTCGCCTTGAGCGCGTGCGGCGGCAGCCCCTTGGCCACGCCGTCCACCTCGGCCCCCAGCGGCTCCGCCGACGGCGGCTCGTTGGTGGTTGGTTCTGCTGACTTCCCGGAGAGCCAGGTCATCGCAGAGATCTATGTTGGAGCCCTCAACTCTGCCGGTCTCACGGCAACATCAAAGCCCAACATCGGCTCACGCGAGATCTACTTCAAAGCTGTTCAGGACGGCTCCGTTGACCTCGTCCCGGACTACTCCGGCAACCTCCTGTCCTATGTGGACACGGAAGCTACCGAGGTCTCCGCCGAGGACGTTTACAAGGCACTGCCGGGCAAGCTTCCGGACGGCCTGGCAGTTTTGGAGCCGGCCAAGGCCGAGTCCAAGGATGCCATGGTGGTCACCAAGGCCACGGCCGAGAAGTACCAGCTGAAGTCCATCGAGGACCTGGCGAAGGTCTGCAAGGACTTCACCATGGCTGCACCGGCCACTTTTGAGACCCGCGCCTACGGTTTCCCGGGGCTCAAGGCCAACTATGGTTGCGAGCTCAAGGGCCTGCAGCCCTTCAACGACGGCGGTGGCAACCTGACGCTCCAGGCCCTCCTTGAGGACAAGGTCCAGGTGGCGGACATCTACACCACCACGCCGTCCATCGCTGACAACGACCTCGTGGTCTTGGAAGATCCGAAGAACAACTTCAAGGCGCAGCAGGTTCTGCCGTTGGTCAAGGAAGCCAAGATGACGGACAAGGCCAAGGAAGCGCTGAACAACGTCTCCAAGATCCTCACCACTGATGACCTCATCAACCTGAACCGGGCCGTCAGCGGCGACCAGAAGCAGGCGCCCAAGGACGCAGCAGCTGCATGGCTGAAGGACAAGGGCATCGTTAAGTAA
- a CDS encoding ABC transporter permease — MNIFAETIAWLTNPKNWTGTGGIPTRLLEHLQYSGLVLLIAAVIAVPIGLYIGHTGRGRVVAVAVAGALRALPTLGLLVLFALLAGSGLMPPVWALVILTVPPLLAGTYAGISSVEANVVDAARAMGMTELQILFRVEVPNGLQVMFGGIRTAVLQVIATVSVVAYLPLGGLGRYLFDGLVLQDFPRMLGGSLLIAGLAIAVDLVLAGVQKLLISPGLTLDSNGRQKAADDLTAPVPAGAAVQGGTP, encoded by the coding sequence ATGAACATCTTTGCTGAAACCATCGCCTGGCTGACCAACCCCAAGAACTGGACCGGGACCGGGGGCATCCCCACCCGTTTGCTGGAGCACCTGCAGTACAGCGGCCTGGTCCTGCTGATCGCCGCCGTGATTGCAGTGCCCATCGGCCTTTACATCGGGCACACCGGCCGCGGCCGCGTGGTTGCGGTTGCCGTGGCCGGCGCTTTACGTGCCCTCCCGACACTTGGGTTGCTGGTCCTCTTTGCCTTGCTGGCCGGCAGTGGCCTCATGCCTCCCGTGTGGGCGCTTGTCATCCTCACTGTGCCGCCGCTCCTCGCCGGGACCTATGCCGGCATTTCCAGCGTCGAAGCCAACGTGGTTGACGCTGCCCGGGCCATGGGCATGACCGAACTCCAGATCCTCTTCCGGGTGGAAGTGCCCAACGGCCTGCAGGTGATGTTCGGTGGTATCCGCACGGCGGTTCTGCAGGTCATCGCAACAGTCTCCGTGGTCGCCTACCTTCCGTTGGGCGGGCTGGGGCGCTACTTGTTTGACGGCCTCGTCCTGCAGGATTTTCCCAGGATGCTCGGAGGCTCCCTGCTCATAGCGGGGCTGGCCATCGCCGTGGACCTGGTTCTCGCCGGCGTGCAAAAGCTCCTTATTTCGCCCGGACTCACCCTCGACTCAAACGGTCGCCAGAAGGCAGCCGACGATCTCACAGCACCGGTTCCCGCCGGGGCTGCCGTTCAAGGAGGTACACCATGA
- a CDS encoding ABC transporter permease produces the protein MEWFLANSGMVLGLAGQHMVLAIIPMILGLLISVPLAQLARRNSALRSVVATATSLLYTIPSLALFIILPTILGTRILDPLNVVVALTIYAVALLVRAAMDAFDSVDDDLRNAAVAMGFKPLARFFQVDLPLSLPVLFAGLRVVSVSNISLVSVAALLGVGNLGVLFTDGLQRTFITEVVVGIIAILVLALLMDAVLVVLERLLTPWTRVAGGKSSRTDTNALVTEPKAGSAVSTAGLRPDPGASA, from the coding sequence ATGGAGTGGTTCCTTGCCAACAGTGGCATGGTCCTGGGACTCGCCGGTCAGCACATGGTGCTGGCCATCATCCCCATGATTCTGGGCCTGCTGATTTCGGTTCCGCTGGCCCAACTGGCCAGACGCAACAGCGCCCTGAGGTCAGTGGTGGCAACAGCCACGTCACTGCTCTACACCATTCCGTCATTGGCCCTGTTCATTATTCTTCCCACGATCCTTGGCACCCGGATCCTGGATCCCCTGAACGTGGTGGTGGCGCTGACCATCTATGCGGTGGCCCTGTTGGTCCGTGCCGCGATGGACGCCTTCGACTCCGTGGACGACGACCTCCGGAACGCTGCGGTGGCCATGGGCTTCAAACCCCTGGCGCGCTTCTTCCAGGTGGACCTTCCGTTGTCTTTGCCGGTGCTGTTTGCCGGACTTCGAGTGGTTTCGGTCAGCAATATCTCCCTGGTGAGCGTGGCGGCTCTTCTGGGTGTAGGCAACCTTGGCGTCCTGTTTACGGATGGACTCCAGCGCACGTTCATTACCGAAGTGGTGGTGGGCATCATCGCCATCTTGGTGCTGGCACTGTTGATGGATGCAGTGCTTGTGGTCTTGGAGCGGCTGTTGACTCCATGGACCAGGGTGGCGGGTGGAAAGTCGTCGCGAACGGACACCAACGCCCTGGTCACTGAGCCCAAGGCCGGATCCGCGGTATCCACAGCGGGACTCCGCCCGGACCCGGGAGCCTCCGCATGA